In Flavobacterium praedii, the DNA window TAAGGTACGAGTTGGGAAACCGATTTCGGTCGCCGAACAAAATGAACATGAATCGATTGAAGAATACACGGAATTCTTGAGAAAGAAAACCTATATGTTAGCCAATCCATTCGAAAAAGAAAATAATTTTTTGAATGCTGCGAGTTTAAAACCTACAAAAAGTCCAAAAAAGATTGTTACTCCTGCAAGTACTGAAAAAATGATTGCGGAAGTAGAAACTTTAAGAACAAAGGATTTACGTTTGTTACAAAGTAAAAACTACGAAGTATTTTTTGCAGAGGCCAAGCAAATACCTAATATTTTACATGAAATAGGTCGTTTGCGTGAAATTACTTTTAGAGAAGTCGGTGAAGGAACCAACGAATCCATTGACATAGACAAATACGATCAATATTACCGTCACCTCTTTTTGTGGGATGATGATACCAAACAAATTGCTGGCGCCTACCGCATGGGATTAGGATCGCAAATTTTTCCGAAATATGGAATTGAAGGATTTTACCTGAACGGGCTTTTCCGTTTTGAACCCGAATTACATGACATGATGAGTAAGTCTATTGATATGGGTAGAGCCTTTATCATCAAGGAATATCAGCAAAAACCAATGCCATTGTTCTTGTTGTGGAGAGGAATTATACACACGACTTTACACTATCCAGAACATAAATATTTATTGGGTGGAGTGAGTATTAGTAATCAATTTTCGGATTTCTCAAAATCATTGATGATTGAATTTATGAAATCACACTATTACGACCCTTATATTGCACAATACATTCACCCTAAAAAAGAGTTTAAAGTCAAATTAAAAGACGCCGATAAAGATTTTATTTTTGATGAAGCGGAAGCTGATTTGAATAAATTCGACAAATTGATTGATGAATTGGAACCTGGTATTTTGAGACTTCCAGTATTGATTAAAAAATACATCAAACAAAACGCTAAACTTGTTGCATTTAACGTAGATCCTTTATTCAACAATGCAATAGACGGACTGATGTACATTCGAATTTCGGACATTCCAGAGAGCACCATGAAACCAGTAATGGAGGAATTTCAAGCAGAATTAGAACGTAAGTTGAATGATAAAGAAGAGTAGTTTAGACTGCAGAACGCAGAATTTAGATTGCAGAATTATAAAAAAATCCCTTTGGGGATTTTTTTATTTCCAAATGGATTCTTTTAGAATTGAATCGTAGGTATTGTTTTCTACAAAATAGGTTATTCTAACTATTTGATAAAAAATCAAAAAACAGGCTAGAAAGTAGGCTAGTTTTTTATTGTATAAAATTCCGTTGAAGTATTCTTTTTTAGTAATTAATTCGGCAATTAGAACAACTATTGTCACCAAACAAAAAAGAACCACAAATGGTCCTAAAACATGGTAATACATGCTTTTGTACAAATCCCCTTCATAGAGATACACCAATGATTTGGTAATTCCACAGCCAGGACAAGGAAAACCAGTAAGCATTTTGAAAGGACACAAAGACTGATCGGTTTCAAGATGATTATTCTGATTGTGTAACATTAAAAAAAACGGAATTACAAGGGTTATCACAGCCCCTATAATTCCGAGTATTTTACGGTCTCGTTTCATTGTTATGAATACAATTTATTGATCTCACTTTGCACAATCATTGCAGCGACCATTGGAAATAATAATCCTAATACTAATAAAAGTACAGAATCATCTTTGACAGGCAATCCGAGTCTTTTTTGTGTCGCTGGCAATCCGTCTTTACCCACCAAATAAAAGAAATAGGCATTTATTGGATAGCAGCATCCTGCAAAAATAGCTATGGGGCTCGAAATAATTTCTTTTTCTCCTACTGCATTTAATACTTCGGATGCTTTTAAATTCCAGTAAATTAAATACAAACCACAAGTTAAAAAACTTAAAATTAACACCACCACTGGGTCTACTTTGAATGTTGGGATTGGATTCTTGGGTGTATTCCAAGTTTCTTCAGGTTTATTTTCCATAATTTATTCTTTTAGTTTTTGTTTGTTATCGGACGAAATTATGAAAAATAACACAAAATCCTATTTTTTAAACAATTAAAAATCTTACAAGCCTAGCTTTTTCCATACAAAGCTTTAATTTTATCTACAATTACTTGCGCCAATCTTTCATGACTTTCATATGTCCATCCTGCTATGTGCGGTGTAAGAATCACTTTTCGACCATCCAATAAATACTGAAAAGCTTCGGGGGTATTTTTGTCTTGAAAGAGTGTTTCAAAAGATAATTTTTCGTATTCTAAAACGTCCAAGCCAGCACCAAGAACTTTTCCGGATTGCATAGCGGTAACCAAATCGGCAGTAATAATATTCTTTCCCCTTGAGGTATTGATTATCCAAATATTTTTTGCGAAAGCATTTATAAAATCCAAATTTACCATTTTATCCGTCTCGGGTGTCCACGGAATATGCAAACTCAAGACATCGGTTTTTTGTTGTAATTCTTGTAATGAAACCTGTTTGGCATTGGCATCACCTACATTTTCTTTGATGTCGTAACACAAAACTTCAACCTCAAAACCACGAAGTTTTTTAGCAAATGCTTTTCCCATGTTACCATAACCAATAATCCCAACGGTTTTACCATCGAGTTCGTATCCGCGATTTTTCTCTCTGTTCCATTCACCAGAACGAATTTCGCTATCGGCTATGTTTAATTTGTTGAAGAGTGACAAAATCATTCCCAAAGTATGTTCGGCAACGGCATTACAATTCCCTTCGGGTGCGGCAATGAGTGCAATATTCTTAGAGATTGCATAATCACAATCGATACTTTCAAGCCCCGCGCCCACACGAGCAATGAATTGCAAATTTGTAGCTTTGTCTAGGAACTGTTTGTCTATTTTAAAACGGCTTCGAATAACAATTCCTTGATAATCTTGAATTTTAGCTTCAATTTCTTGTTTTGAAGAAGTAAAATCGGCATGATTGATAAAACCTGCTTGTTCCAATTGATCCCAAAGTAAAGGGTGATTGCTGTCTATATGAAGGATTTTTATGTCCATAAATTTTGTTTTTTTAGTAATCAAAATAACAAAAAAAATACGGTTTTTAGTAACAAAACTTACTATAATTAATGGAGATTCTTCGTATCACCGACTAAATGAACTATTATAGTTTATAAAATTATGGTATAAAAAAATTATAATGCTTTAAAAATTACTCAAAAAAAATTGAACTAATAAATTTATTTCCAATTAGTTACAAAATATATCTTAATATTTTTTAAATTTGAGTAAACTTCTAAATTTTAATCCTATGTCAAAAAAATTTTTATACCTATTGGGTATATTATTGGCAATGCTTCTGGGAACTTGGATGTATCCAGATGAATGTTGTGCCAATGAGGAAAAACAAGGAACAGATGAAAAGATTATGGATGTTACAGCATCTGGTAATTCGTTTCAACTACAGGGAAATGGTTTTGATTATAAAACCAATCAAAATTTAAAATTCTTAAATGATGACAGTAATTTATTGAATCCAATAAGCGATTCGATCAACATTGGAATTGTTAAATTAAAAGAATTTCTGGATCAAAGTCCAAATCAAAAACTACTAATTACGGGTTATGCTACTTCACTCGAAAAAAACACGACTAGTTTTGAAAATTTAGGATTTGCAAGAGCAGAAAATATAAAGAACTATTTTGTCACTATGGGAATACCTAAGGAAAAATTCACTACTGATGGAAAGATAATCGATTCATGGAAAAGGAGCGGCGACACTTTATTAGGCCCAGCCAAATATCAATTCATATCAACAGAAGCTACTTCTAATGATAACAAATGGAATAGCCTTAGAGACTCAATAAATGCTAATCCATTAGTACTTTATTTTAAAACCAATCAAATAAACATCCAATTAAATCAAGAAGAAGCTGCAAAAATCGCAACTATTCAGAGGTATTTAGAAAAAGTTCCAGACAGCAAAATTTCGGCTATAGGGCATACGGATAATGTTGGTTCTCCTGAAAACAATATGCTTTTAGGTCAAGAAAGAGCCGATTTTGCCAAACGATATCTAATTAAAAAAGGCATAGACGAAACTAAAATAATCAGCACTTCTAAAGGGCAAACGGAACCAATTGCTGACAATGAATCAGCTGAAGGAAAAGCCAAAAATAGACGTACCGTAATCACAATAAATAAATAGAATTTATAAACTAAAACAATATAATTATGAATATACCATGTTATTTAATTCCCGCACTTGTTGGACTAATAAGTGGAATTTTAGGCTATTTGATAGGAAAAGCATCAGGAAATAATGATGAAGACAAAAACACAACATTACAAGCAGAATTAAACGCTTGCCAGAGTAATACTCAGAAACTTAAAACAAAAATTAACAATCTTGAAGCGGAACTCAACAAGCTACATGCCGATTCCACCGCAAAAATTCAATCTTTCGCCGCTACCACAACTAGTTTACCATTTGACTCCAATTTGGCTTTTACAATTTTTGGCAAAAAAATTATTGAAGATGATTTAAAAATCATTGAAGGAATTGGACCTAAAATTGAGGAATTGTTTCAGCAAAATGGCATCAAAACATGGAAATTACTGTCTGAAACTAGTGTTGATAAATGCCAAAGTATTTTAGATTCTGGTGGTGAACGATTTGTGGTACACTCACCATCTACATGGCCTAAACAAGCCGAAATGGCCTACCTAGGTAAATGGAAAGAGCTAAAAGAGTGGCAAGACAACTTAAAAGGCGGGAAATAATTTATATTAATTATTTCTTATTAATTTATTTCTTTTATCTAAGGCAACGAAAATAAAACGGGCGATAACTTATTGAGAAGTTATCGCTCATTTTTTGCTGTATTTTATACTAAAAATTAAATAAACCCCGAATCGCATTTAAAATCTACTATATCTGGGTTAAAAAAACATGGTTTCTGGTTATATACTAAAATAATTAACCTACAATGATTAAATTAGCGAATCGTATTAAAACCAATGCAAAAAATGAAATTAAGCAAAACATTTGATGCTTTTTTCCAAAGTGAAAAAGCTGGAGGAATAATCCTTTTATTAGTTACAATACTGTCATTACTTTTGGCGAATTCTTCTATTCAAACCGAATACATCGGCTTTTGGAATACCGAAATTGGACATCATTCTATAACCCATTGGATTAATGATGGATTAATGACAATCTTCTTTTTATTGATTGGACTGGAATTAGAACGAGAAATTTATGATGGTGAATTGTCCAACATCAAAAATGCGATACTTCCAATTTTTGGAGCATTGGGAGGCATGATTGTTCCCGCTGGAATTTTTTTGGCATTCAATTATGGCACTCTTACTCAAAACGGTGCCGGTATTCCTATGGCTACAGATATTGCTTTTGCCATTGGTGTTTTGTCATTATTAGGGAATAGAATTCCTGCCTCGTTAAAAATATTCTTAACAGCTCTTGCAGTCATTGATGACTTGGGTGCCATACTTGTGATTGCCATATTTTATACTCAAACCATTGCATTTGATAATTTATTAATTGCATTTGCTATTATGGGGTTCCTCTTTATCTTAAACCGACGAAAAGTACATCACCTGGCACCTTACTTAATTGGAGGTGCATTTATGTGGTATTTTATGTTGAATTCAGGCGTTCACGCCACTATTACTGGTGTCTTATTAGCATTTGTCATTCCATTTGGTGACGGTAGTTCAAAAACAGCTTCTTATCAATTGCAACATTTTCTTCATAAACCGGTTGCCTTTTTTATCCTTCCCCTTTTTGCTATTGCCAATACTTGCATAGCTATAAATTCGAACTGGCATGCGGGATTAAGCCATGAAAATTCAATAGGAATTATATTAGGACTTGTCATAGGAAAGCCTTTGGGCATCTGGTTCTTTTCATTTCTGGCAGTAACCTTAGGCATTTGTACATTGCCTAAAGATTTAAAATGGAAAAACATTTTGGGAGCAGGCATGCTCGGAGGTATTGGATTTACCATGTCTATTTTTATCACTTTATTAGCTTTTAAAAACGATGGTGAAGAAATTATAACCTATTCTAAAATAGCCATTTTGATTGCTTCCTTTCTATCTGGAACTTTTGGTTTTTTATGGTTAAAACTCACTTTTAAAAATCCAATAAAAAAATTAAAATCAAATAAATAGGACTAAAAAACGTCTCAAAACATTTGTAAAATAAAATTTATTCTTTTCTTTGTAGAGAAAATATTTACAAAGATTACGTTTTCCATGTCATAAACTATTAGAATCTTAAATTATTTTGTTCTATAAACCAAGTGATGCATGTAATCATGAAAAAAATATATTTTTTGCCTTTATTGTGTTTCACTTTTTTATTTCAAAGTTGCTTTGAAGTGATCGAAGAAGTAAAAATGAAGGATGATGGATCAGGGCATTTTAATTTCGTGATTAATTTTAGCCAAAGCAAAACTAAAATCAATTCGGTTTTAAAAATGCAAAAAATTAATGGCTACACCATTCCTTCCAAAGAAGAAATTAAAAAGGAAGCCAACAAACTAGAAGAACTAGCTCAAAATACCACAGGAATTTCAAATGTAAAAACCAATATTGACTTGACGAATTATATTTTTGTAGTTGATTTGGATTTTCAAAAAATTACTTATTTGAATGCTGTTTTTTTAAAACTTAAAAAAAGTAAAAAAATAGACCCTAGCATTACAACCGACTATTTTTCGTATAACGATAAAAAATTTATTCGCAGTCAAAAAGTACCTATAAAAGCGCTGTATGACAAAATGGAAAAAGCAGATGCAGCAGTTTTTGAAACTGCAAAATATACCTCTGTTTACAAATTTGATTCGACTATAAAATCATTTTCTAACAAAAACGCTACTCCATCTAAAAGCAAAAAAGCCATAAAATTAAATAGCTCAATAATCAACGTGATTAACGGCAACGAAAAAATTGAAAACACCATTACACTCAATTAAAAACAAATGAAATCGCTATGACAGAAGTCGTCACAATTACCAATAAAGAACTAGCGAAACCATATCTCCTCAATTAAAATAGTATTTAAAAATGAAAAATTTTATAATAATCCTTATTATTTGCTTCTCAACTACTTCACAAGCCCAAGATTTAGCAAACAAAGTTCCTGAAAACGCTCCTTTTGCTTTAAGCTTCAACGGTAAAAACATAAACGAAAAAGTCCCCATAAAAACCATACAAGACTACCCGTGGATGCAGTCTTTAATAGAAAAAGAATTGAAGTTTTTACCTAAAGATTTAACCCAAACCGGTATAGATTTCAATAACAAGCACTATCAATACTACATCAAAAAAGATTCTGTGATGAACTATGTAATTTTGATACCATTAAATAATACCTCCCTATTTGAAAAGCTAGTTCAAAGTAAATATGGAGATAGTCTTAAGATAAAAAACCAAGGATCATACTCCAGAGTAAGTACCTCAAAAAAACATCATTTGGCTTGGAATGACAAATTTGCTGTATTAATCAATGCCAGTTATACCAAACCATACCAGTATAATGATACCGATCCGTATGCAAACCTAACAAGTATGGACACAACTGGAGTATTAGTTGATACAGCAGCAGTCAATTATGACATGGCAGCACCAGCTTATGAGGCTGAAGAAACGGTTAAAACTACTCCAGAGAAAAAAACAAAATCAAAAAAAGGCAAGAAATCAAAAAAAGTAAAAACAGAGCCTGTAATTGTTGATCCAACAGAAGAGGAAATTTATGCTGCACAAGATAAAGCAAATGCAGAATTAGAAGAAACCAATAGAAAACTTTTAGAACTTGAACTTAAGAAAACAGATTCTATTGAGAGTTTAAAAATAAATCCGATTGTAGATTTAATTTTTAAAGAGGCATTTGATTCCAAAACAGAGTCGCCAATGGGTAATTCTATACTCTTTAAAAACAACAATCCTAAATCTGATTTTTATGTTTTTGCAGATTTGGATACCTTAACTAATCAAGTATATACTTCATTATTAGGAAGTAATTCACATTTGTCAGGGATTTACAAAAATGGATTATTGAATAGTAGTTTCTACGCAAATGTATACTTCGAAAATGACAAAATTCGATTGAGTCAAGTCGTAACTCCTAAAAACGAAGAAACAAAAAAATCATATCAAGGGATGTTTAATTCAAAAATAGATAAAAACCTTTTGAACTATGTCGGGAAAAATGTGATGGGGTATTATTCCATTGCGATGGACACCCAAGCCATTATGAATTATGAATATACCATTTTGAAAAACACATTGAATTCAGCTTACCAAACGTATGCCAAAGACGCCAGTGGTAAAGAAGCCGATGTAATTATTGATGCTCTTGCTTTGCTCTTGGATGAAAAGGCCATAGCAGATTTAGTTCCGGGTACTGCCCTTTTTGTGCTTCACGATTTGAAAAAAGTACAAAGAGATTACGTTTCCATTACATACGATGAAAATTATGAACAACTGGAAACAAAAGGCACTAAAGAAGAAATTCAACCTGATTTTACGTTTCTTATGAATACGAGAAACGAATCATTTGTGAATAAATTATTGCAGCTTCCGCTAAACAAAAGCAAATTTACAGCGACCGATTACCAATTGACTAACGGGTATTATTCGATTCATTTTGAAAAAGACAATATTTTAGAATACTTATATATAGGTTTAAAAAATGGTGCGGTAATGATCACTACATCCAAAGAAAACATAGAAAACCTCATCAATCAAAAAGTAATGCCAATACAAGAAGCATTCAAGAAATCCATCTCCAAAAACAATTCGGCAGTCTGGATCGATCTTCAAAAAATAATTAAAGCTTCTAAAACTGAATTTGACAAGGAGTCCAAAACCAATTATTTTGATATTGCCCTAAAAAATGCTGGAGAAATTTCGATGGAAACCAAATATAAAAATGGGAACATTGTTTCAGAATCTTCATATACTATTAAAGGGGAACACTCCAATAGTTTACAATATTTCTTTGATGTTATGAACGAAATGTATACGGAAAGCAAAAAAGAACCAACTGTTACAGAATAATTGATGAAATTTTTTAAAAGTATTTTCTTTAAAGTTGTCATACTTCTTATTGTTTTAGGAAGTATGACAATTTTTTATTGGTACGGATACCCTAAAGAATTTGATGCCAAATGCATTCCTAAAAATGCGGATGGAATCGTGATGATAGATGTAAAGAATCTCAGAAATTGTTTTATGTATTCCTATCTAAAAAATCCTTCTAAATGGTTCCATAATAAGAATGAAAAAGGAATAAATGAAACATTTTCTTTTTCTAATTCTGGTATTAAAACCCCCAATTATCTGGCTTTATTTCACCTCGAAAACCAATCCTTAACGCAATGGTATTCTGTTTTAAAAATTGAAAATGAGACAGCATTTGAAAGTGCAATATTAAAAGGGAAATTCAGCAAACTAAAACTAAAAAACGGTTTGAGTTGCTATCATTCCAGTGCGATGGAGATTCTAATTTTAAAACATTCAAATCAAATTTTAATTTCGAATCTTTCAGAAAAACAAAAAGCAATTGGAATACAAACCGCAGAAGAGTTGTTCTTGAAAAAGCAGTTTTTGAATTCTGAAAAAATAGCGAAAACAATAGACACTCCGAATGCAATAACTATTTGGATCAAAAAAAACAGTTTTCTAGAAGACGATGGAATTGTAAATATTACTTTGGAAGGACAAAAAATTATAGCAGAAGGACAATTAAAATTAGATTCAAAATATAAAAAACAAACTCGATTTTCTCAAAATCCAGATGCATTGATGTCACTTGGTTTTGATTTTGGAATGATTCAGAATCAAAAAATCATCACTGGAAATTCCGATAAAATCAAAAAAACTATGGGATTCAACTTGGATTCTATTTTGGCTTATAAACCAAGTAAAACGGAACTATTCATCTATCCAATGATGGAAAAGAAAGTTTCTGCAATAAGTTATGATTATGATGACGACTTTAATCTGGCGAAAAAAATAACTGTACATACGAATCGGGAACCTTCTTTTTACTTTTCAATTCAATCAAAGAATTCTCAAAAAGTCTATAATTATCTTAAAACTCAAAAAACGATTGATAACCATAGTGTTTTTTTGAACTTTCCTTTGGCAACGACCAAAGCATATGTTAAAAACAACACTTTAGCATTCGAAGCAAATCCATCAAAACAAAGCATTTTAAAGGCTTCAGAACCTAAAATTGGTTATTTACTATTAAATTTCAAAAAGCTAGAATCGAAAGATTGGAAGTCTATTATTGGCAAAAACAAAAATTTTGAACTTCTAAAATCGTTTGAACACTTTGAAATTAATCTTAAACAAGAAAATAATCTAGGACATTTTCAAGCTGAATTAACAACCAAAAAAGGAAAAGATCTTATTACTATTTTGAAGTAAAAACACTAAAAAAGAGTCAGTATTATAATGTAGTAAATATTACAGTTTTTATTCACATATTACGTAAAAATACGTGTTTTGTCGTATTTATCATCCCAGTTATACCTATTTGAATATATTTGTCGTTTGTAGTTAGTCATTAATCATCACTACTAAATTTGAATAAATATTTATGGGAAACAGTATACTAACAAGGCGCGCTTTATTTACAAAATTACTGAAAAGGTTGTTAGTGAATGCCCAGGAAAAGGACCCTCTTTTTGAAAAATATTCTCGTAAAATATACAATGGCCGTCGTTATTCTTCTTTAATAAACCCAAAAAAAGACCAAACCAGTAAATCAGGTTCAGAAACCGAACGCGTGACGAATGTTACAAGCGGTCTTGCTCCTTACACAGGTACATGGTCAACATCTGAAGCCTTACATTTATTAAGAAGAACAGGATTTGGTTTCCAAAAAAAGGATGTAGATACTTTATTGGGACTTTCCATGAATCAAGCCGTTAATCTAGTTTTAACGATTGATACTACTCCTCCTGCCCCTCCGGTAAATCATTACAATAACGAAAAACCAGACGAAAATGGTCTTCCTTATGGTGCCGATTGGACAAATGATGCTTTTATTACAAATGATATTGGTGGAAACACAAATGGCAATCGAACTTCAGGACTAAGTTCATGGTGGCTGGGACTTGCTTTCAATCAAGATATTAGCATTCGAGAAAAAATGACACTCTTTTGGTATCACTTTATTCCAGTAGATTTTGAGTTTATAAAGCAATCATCAAATGAATATTGCAATACCAATTCGGCTCGAATTTGTTACAAATACATCAAAATGTTTCGGGATAATGCCACTGGGAATTACAAATCCTTAATTCGCAATATGGCCACACAACCCGCAATGATGTTCTATTTGAACAATCAGGCCAATACCAAATCAGCTCCCGATGAGAATTTTGCCCGTGAAGTTATGGAGCTTTTTACACTTGGTAAAGAAGAAGCCAGTCAATACACAGAGGCCGATGTTATTCAAGCCGCCAAAGTACTTACAGGATGGAGAGTTCAAAATCTTAACACTATTAACGAGGCCACTAATTTTGTAGACAAACTGCACGACACAAGTACCAAGAAATTTTCTTCTTTTTTTAACAATAATCCTATTGCAAACACTGGGGCAGGAGAATTGGATTTATTTATAGATATGATTTTCTCCAAATCGAAAGTAGTCTCCGAATACATTTGTCGCCGTTTGTACCGTTTCTTCGTGTATTATGATATTGATGCCAATATAGAAGCCAATGTAATTGTTCCTTTGGCACAGCATTTTGTCGCTAATAATTGGAATATCTTACCCGTTTTGGACAAATTATTTAAAAGCGAACACTTTTTTGACATGGCTAATCGAGGTGTTTTCATCAAATCTCCTCTGGATGTTATTGTCGGAACGATGCGGACGTTTAATCTCAATTACAACGTGGCCGATGCCACCAATTATGAGGCACAATATGATCTTTGGAACACCTTTAATTATGCGATGTACGACATGCAGCAAGCTATGGGATCTATTCCAAATGTAGCAGGTTGGCAAGCTTTTTACCAAAAACCCTCTTTTCATGAATATTGGATTAATTCCAATTCGATTCAAAGACGTTATGGCTTGATTGAATATTTATTTTATGGTTTTGATAAGGAAAAAAATGGTTTAATCACCAGAATGGAAGTCGATGTCATTGCTTTTGTTAAACAATTTCCAAATGCAACTTGTAAAGATCCAAACGCATTGGTTAACGAATGTATCAAATATTTATTACCAATCGATTTTAGTATGGGTGCCAAAGATGCCATTAAAACGCAAACCCTTTTAACAGGGCAGGCTTCCGATTATTATTGGTCTAGTGCTTGGCAAACCTATATCAATAACCCAAACGAAATGAACCTTCAGATAGTCAAAACAAGAATACGAAGTTTATTGCTCACTATTGTTGAATTTGCAGAATATCAGTTAATGTAGCTAAATAGAGGCTAAGATTCTAAGTTGCTATGGCGCTAAGATTCTTAGAAACTCAGAAGGGTAGGAACTTAGAAACTAAATAAAAAAATGGAAAGAAGAAAATTTATAAAGACAACTGCTCTTGCATCAACAATACCTTTGGTTTTTAATCATATTCCCGTAATGGCATCTTCTCAAATTGAGAACAAAAGTTTGCAATTACTAGCTAATGCAGCAGCTGGTTGTGGAAAAATTTTAGTTATTATTCAGATGAATGGTGGAAATGATGGACTAAATATGGTTTTACCCAGAGATAAATGGAGCGAGTTGACCAATGCCCGTTCTAATATTTTAATGAAAGAAACCGATGTTTTGCCTTTGCATTACAACGAAACAACAGGTTTACATCCCGCCATGAAGGAAATGCAACAATTGTACAATAACGGTAAAATGATGATCGTACAAGGAGTTTCTTATCCCAATCCAAGTTACAGTCACTTTAGAGCAACTGATATTTGGTTCACGGCCTCGGATAGTGATGAAACATTGCAGTCGGGATGGCTCGGAAGAGCATTAGACACTGTGTATCCTAATTTTCCAACAGGCTATCCTAATCTAAATATGCCAGATCCTTTGGCGATACAAATTGGATCAACTTTGCCATTTTCATTGCAAGGGCCAAAAATAAACATGGCCTATAGTGTCCCTAAACCTGAAGATTTATTGAATGTAATAAATGCTACTTCGGATCCAACACCCAACTCTGATTATGGCCATGAATTGACCTTTTTGAGATTGATGAAAGACCAGAGTAATGCCTATAGAGAATCGATACAAAAAGCCTATAATGTACCTAAGCCGCAATCGCCAAACTATCCCAATAAAAATGGATTGGCTGATCAATTAAAAATTGTGGCTAAACTCATTAATGGCGGATTGCAAACTCCTATTTATGTGGTGAACCATCCCAAAGGTTTTGACAGTCATGAAAATCAAGTATTGGATTCGGATAAAAAATTAGGCAAACAAGCCGAAAATTTAAGTATTTTGTCTCAAGCTATCGGTGCATTTCAAGAAGATTTAAAGTTAATGGGTAAAGCCGATATTGTAACTGGAATGACGTTTAGTGAATTTGGACGACGTATCAAAAGCAATGACAGTTCAGGTACTGATCATGGTTCAAGTGCTCCAGTTCTCTTTTTTGGCGCGGCATTAAATACAGGTCGAGGAACTGTAGAGGGAACACCTAATCCGGTTTCGGGTATGATAGGGACTTCTCCCAATTTGCCA includes these proteins:
- the nhaA gene encoding Na+/H+ antiporter NhaA, giving the protein MKLSKTFDAFFQSEKAGGIILLLVTILSLLLANSSIQTEYIGFWNTEIGHHSITHWINDGLMTIFFLLIGLELEREIYDGELSNIKNAILPIFGALGGMIVPAGIFLAFNYGTLTQNGAGIPMATDIAFAIGVLSLLGNRIPASLKIFLTALAVIDDLGAILVIAIFYTQTIAFDNLLIAFAIMGFLFILNRRKVHHLAPYLIGGAFMWYFMLNSGVHATITGVLLAFVIPFGDGSSKTASYQLQHFLHKPVAFFILPLFAIANTCIAINSNWHAGLSHENSIGIILGLVIGKPLGIWFFSFLAVTLGICTLPKDLKWKNILGAGMLGGIGFTMSIFITLLAFKNDGEEIITYSKIAILIASFLSGTFGFLWLKLTFKNPIKKLKSNK
- a CDS encoding 2-hydroxyacid dehydrogenase; the protein is MDIKILHIDSNHPLLWDQLEQAGFINHADFTSSKQEIEAKIQDYQGIVIRSRFKIDKQFLDKATNLQFIARVGAGLESIDCDYAISKNIALIAAPEGNCNAVAEHTLGMILSLFNKLNIADSEIRSGEWNREKNRGYELDGKTVGIIGYGNMGKAFAKKLRGFEVEVLCYDIKENVGDANAKQVSLQELQQKTDVLSLHIPWTPETDKMVNLDFINAFAKNIWIINTSRGKNIITADLVTAMQSGKVLGAGLDVLEYEKLSFETLFQDKNTPEAFQYLLDGRKVILTPHIAGWTYESHERLAQVIVDKIKALYGKS
- a CDS encoding DUF2752 domain-containing protein; this encodes MKRDRKILGIIGAVITLVIPFFLMLHNQNNHLETDQSLCPFKMLTGFPCPGCGITKSLVYLYEGDLYKSMYYHVLGPFVVLFCLVTIVVLIAELITKKEYFNGILYNKKLAYFLACFLIFYQIVRITYFVENNTYDSILKESIWK
- a CDS encoding DUF4234 domain-containing protein produces the protein MENKPEETWNTPKNPIPTFKVDPVVVLILSFLTCGLYLIYWNLKASEVLNAVGEKEIISSPIAIFAGCCYPINAYFFYLVGKDGLPATQKRLGLPVKDDSVLLLVLGLLFPMVAAMIVQSEINKLYS
- a CDS encoding GNAT family N-acyltransferase; the protein is MGLVTAKEVAKAINTDKYGVFGTFTGWLLMKVLKISTLNQIYDRNKHLKELPFLNAILDEFQIKFEIPEEDFKRLPKDGAYITISNHPLGGIDGILLLKLMLEREPNFKIIANFLLHRIDPMKPYIMPVNPFENHKDAKSSVVGIKETLRHLRDGKPLGMFPAGEVSTYKDGKLVVDKAWEEGAIKVIRKAQVPVVPIYFHAKNSRLFYFLSKINDTLRTAKLPSELLTQKDRIIKVRVGKPISVAEQNEHESIEEYTEFLRKKTYMLANPFEKENNFLNAASLKPTKSPKKIVTPASTEKMIAEVETLRTKDLRLLQSKNYEVFFAEAKQIPNILHEIGRLREITFREVGEGTNESIDIDKYDQYYRHLFLWDDDTKQIAGAYRMGLGSQIFPKYGIEGFYLNGLFRFEPELHDMMSKSIDMGRAFIIKEYQQKPMPLFLLWRGIIHTTLHYPEHKYLLGGVSISNQFSDFSKSLMIEFMKSHYYDPYIAQYIHPKKEFKVKLKDADKDFIFDEAEADLNKFDKLIDELEPGILRLPVLIKKYIKQNAKLVAFNVDPLFNNAIDGLMYIRISDIPESTMKPVMEEFQAELERKLNDKEE
- a CDS encoding OmpA family protein translates to MSKKFLYLLGILLAMLLGTWMYPDECCANEEKQGTDEKIMDVTASGNSFQLQGNGFDYKTNQNLKFLNDDSNLLNPISDSINIGIVKLKEFLDQSPNQKLLITGYATSLEKNTTSFENLGFARAENIKNYFVTMGIPKEKFTTDGKIIDSWKRSGDTLLGPAKYQFISTEATSNDNKWNSLRDSINANPLVLYFKTNQINIQLNQEEAAKIATIQRYLEKVPDSKISAIGHTDNVGSPENNMLLGQERADFAKRYLIKKGIDETKIISTSKGQTEPIADNESAEGKAKNRRTVITINK